Proteins from a single region of Streptomyces vinaceus:
- a CDS encoding regulator: MTERPAQRVPNRQLAALIAEAGFSNAGLARRVDQLGLEHGLDLRYDKTSVTRWLRGQQPRGTTPALIAEVFTRRLGRRLSAQDLGLDACAPVYAGLEFAATPEEAVDIASGLWRKDSGSHAELRKIAFTPAGLVVPSRDWLIGRADERVGRGADPAAAAAAAAAGEARVPVQGRGSVPRQRQIDRGPGQRVTSGDIAALRSVSELFRTLDHTYGGGHARQALVRYLEHEAEPMLRGTYGETTGRRLFSAAADLTRLAGWTSYDIAAHGLAQRYFVQALRLAQAAGDRPYGSYVLVTMSRQAVYLGHGREAVQLARVAQQGVGSGPPPVVQALLHSAEARGHAVLGEVRAATASLVRAERALGAARPGDDVPHWARLFDEGQLADEFGHCHRDLQQYRASAQHAERSLQLRAPGFARSRLFCRVVLATARLGLGELDQACALGAEAAQQAMEMRSVRAVEYVRDFERRLEPYRDASAVRTYRDRVAALS, encoded by the coding sequence ATGACGGAACGACCTGCCCAGCGCGTCCCCAACCGGCAGCTCGCGGCGCTGATCGCGGAAGCCGGGTTCTCCAACGCCGGTCTGGCCCGCCGCGTCGACCAGCTCGGCCTGGAGCACGGTCTCGATCTGCGGTACGACAAGACCTCCGTGACCCGGTGGCTGCGCGGGCAGCAGCCGCGCGGGACCACCCCGGCGCTGATCGCCGAGGTCTTCACCCGGCGCCTGGGCCGCAGGCTCTCCGCGCAGGACCTGGGGCTGGACGCCTGCGCGCCCGTCTACGCCGGGCTGGAGTTCGCGGCCACCCCGGAGGAGGCCGTCGACATCGCCAGCGGCCTGTGGCGCAAGGACTCCGGCTCCCACGCCGAGCTGCGGAAGATCGCGTTCACCCCGGCCGGTCTGGTCGTGCCCAGCCGGGACTGGCTCATCGGGCGCGCCGACGAGCGCGTGGGCCGCGGCGCGGACCCGGCGGCCGCTGCCGCGGCCGCAGCCGCCGGCGAGGCCCGCGTCCCGGTGCAGGGGCGCGGTTCGGTGCCCCGGCAGCGGCAGATCGACCGGGGTCCGGGCCAGCGGGTGACGAGCGGGGACATCGCGGCGCTGCGCTCGGTGAGCGAGCTGTTCCGGACCCTGGACCACACCTACGGCGGCGGGCACGCCCGGCAGGCCCTGGTGCGCTACCTGGAGCACGAGGCCGAGCCGATGCTGCGCGGCACCTACGGGGAGACCACCGGGCGCCGGCTCTTCTCGGCCGCGGCCGACCTGACCCGGCTCGCGGGCTGGACCTCGTACGACATCGCCGCGCACGGGCTCGCCCAGCGCTACTTCGTGCAGGCGCTGCGGCTGGCGCAGGCCGCCGGTGACCGGCCGTACGGCTCGTACGTGCTGGTGACCATGAGCCGGCAGGCGGTCTACCTCGGCCACGGCCGGGAGGCGGTGCAGCTGGCCCGCGTCGCCCAGCAGGGCGTCGGCTCGGGGCCGCCGCCGGTGGTACAGGCGCTCCTGCACTCGGCGGAGGCGCGCGGGCACGCGGTGCTGGGCGAGGTGCGGGCGGCGACGGCCTCGCTGGTGCGCGCCGAGCGGGCGCTGGGCGCGGCCCGGCCGGGGGACGACGTACCGCACTGGGCGCGCTTGTTCGACGAGGGGCAGCTGGCGGACGAGTTCGGGCACTGCCACCGGGACCTCCAGCAGTACCGGGCCTCGGCGCAGCACGCGGAGCGCTCGCTCCAGCTGCGGGCGCCCGGGTTCGCGCGCTCGCGGCTGTTCTGCCGGGTGGTGCTGGCGACGGCGCGGCTGGGGCTGGGCGAGCTGGACCAGGCGTGCGCGCTGGGCGCGGAGGCGGCGCAGCAGGCGATGGAGATGCGGTCGGTGCGCGCGGTGGAGTACGTACGGGACTTCGAGCGGCGGCTGGAGCCGTACCGGGACGCTTCGGCGGTGCGGACCTACCGGGACCGGGTGGCGGCGCTGTCGTGA